A DNA window from Taeniopygia guttata chromosome 8, bTaeGut7.mat, whole genome shotgun sequence contains the following coding sequences:
- the MMACHC gene encoding cyanocobalamin reductase / alkylcobalamin dealkylase isoform X1 has protein sequence MERRVAEQLRSALSPLGLEAHAFKVGWYNAVLQPGFHLPYPDDTLAFVVLSTPSMFDKALKPFVKKERLKIIRDPVDQCVSHHLLRVKEKFPDQRVDVMFDYEMLPSRKPKFLAQTAAHVAGAAYYYQRKDVKLDPWGKKKIFGVCIHPKYGGWFAIRGLLLFPDIQVPFLEQPAPVDCVSTEKKRIELLEQFNFHWQDWRYRDIIEVKERYSEEQKAYFATPPAERFRLLGLSQEAQRITFH, from the exons GTTGGGTGGTACAATGCTGTTCTGCAGCCAGGCTTCCACCTCCCCTACCCAGATGACACACTGGCCTTCGTGGTCCTCAGCACGCCGTCCATGTTCGACAAGGCCCTTAAGCCTTTTGTGAAAAAAGAACGATTAAAAATAATCAGGGATCCTGTGGATCAGTGTGTTTCCCATCATTTGCTACGTGTGAAGGAG aaattccctGACCAGAGGGTGGATGTCATGTTTGACTACGAGATGCTGCCGAGCCGAAAGCCCAAGTTCCTGGCACAGACAGCTGCCCACGTTGCTGGAGCTGCATATTACTACCAAAGGAAGGATGTGAAGCTCGATCCTTGGGGGAAAAAG aagatCTTTGGCGTTTGTATCCATCCCAAGTACGGCGGCTGGTTTGCTATCCGGggtctcctgctcttccctgaCATTCAGGTGCCGTTCCTGGAACAGCCTGCCCCTGTTGACTGTGTGAGCACGGAGAAGAAAAGGattgagctgctggagcagttcAATTTCCACTGGCAGGACTGGCGCTACAGGGACATCATTGAAGTGAAGGAAAGGTACTCGGAGGAGCAAAAAGCCTATTTTGCCACTCCTCCAGCCGAGAGATTCCGGCTGCTGGGGCTCTCACAGGAAGCCCAGAGAATCACATTTCACTGA
- the MMACHC gene encoding cyanocobalamin reductase / alkylcobalamin dealkylase isoform X2, protein MERRVAEQLRSALSPLGLEAHAFKVGWYNAVLQPGFHLPYPDDTLAFVVLSTPSMFDKALKPFVKKERLKIIRDPVDQCVSHHLLRVKEKFPDQRVDVMFDYEMLPSRKPKFLAQTAAHVAGAAYYYQRKDVKLDPWGKKIFGVCIHPKYGGWFAIRGLLLFPDIQVPFLEQPAPVDCVSTEKKRIELLEQFNFHWQDWRYRDIIEVKERYSEEQKAYFATPPAERFRLLGLSQEAQRITFH, encoded by the exons GTTGGGTGGTACAATGCTGTTCTGCAGCCAGGCTTCCACCTCCCCTACCCAGATGACACACTGGCCTTCGTGGTCCTCAGCACGCCGTCCATGTTCGACAAGGCCCTTAAGCCTTTTGTGAAAAAAGAACGATTAAAAATAATCAGGGATCCTGTGGATCAGTGTGTTTCCCATCATTTGCTACGTGTGAAGGAG aaattccctGACCAGAGGGTGGATGTCATGTTTGACTACGAGATGCTGCCGAGCCGAAAGCCCAAGTTCCTGGCACAGACAGCTGCCCACGTTGCTGGAGCTGCATATTACTACCAAAGGAAGGATGTGAAGCTCGATCCTTGGGGGAAAAAG atCTTTGGCGTTTGTATCCATCCCAAGTACGGCGGCTGGTTTGCTATCCGGggtctcctgctcttccctgaCATTCAGGTGCCGTTCCTGGAACAGCCTGCCCCTGTTGACTGTGTGAGCACGGAGAAGAAAAGGattgagctgctggagcagttcAATTTCCACTGGCAGGACTGGCGCTACAGGGACATCATTGAAGTGAAGGAAAGGTACTCGGAGGAGCAAAAAGCCTATTTTGCCACTCCTCCAGCCGAGAGATTCCGGCTGCTGGGGCTCTCACAGGAAGCCCAGAGAATCACATTTCACTGA